Genomic segment of Sebastes umbrosus isolate fSebUmb1 chromosome 19, fSebUmb1.pri, whole genome shotgun sequence:
AAAACCTCTTACACCCTTAACCACTCACATTATAAATACACACCCAGAAAGACCAAGACCACACTGAATGGAGGCTAAGCTAATACCTGAGTATGATGAAGTGTTTAGTCTACAACCATCTGCAGTGTGGTCAAAACATACCACCAGTTTTTACAGACAATTGAGATTCAGTCAACGATCACCTTCCAAACccttaaagaaataattaaaaacttgactccacctgccactgtgaaAGAAGGGATACATAAAATTGGAAATGATTCTGCACTATTAATCAGCCTCCAAAAACTATATTCAATGAGGACTTATCCATACACAAAAGCCAGATCCAAATATATAAAACTGATTAATGATTTATGCAACAACAGCGATTTTGTGAAGGGTTACTGTATTCTAGTAGCGCGTAAAAAGTTTTCCTTGGGTCGTACTATTCTAGGGAGAAAGTCAAGTCTATAGTTATTTTCTTCTGTGAAGATATACACACAATGTCTGATATGGTGATCTGTGTTTAATTCAAAACAAGGCATTAAACACTTCACTCCCTCTTTCTTTTAGATGCAGAGTAAATAGCATTTAGCATCAACAACTCTGACATTGCCACCTGTCTTTAATAATGTGACTGGCCTCTTCCTTAAATCCTGAGATTAAATCCCTCATAGCACTATCTTTACTCCAAAACCCCTGGGTCGATAAACACAATGCAGGCAAACAGATATGATTATACAACACATGACTGCCCTCCAGTGGTATCCTGTGGTATTCTAGTCATGACAGTAGCTTCACATATTGAAGGAAAAGGAGTCACAAGAAGAGTCACAAGATGTATACGTGTGGTAAActatgaaaacacaacatgtaGCAAAGAGCACAGATGTTTGTCAGTCTGACTTGTTGACCAAGGTTTGCCCTCCTCTTGAGTACACATGCAGTTGTTGTACAATAAGAAGAAAAATGTATTGATGCAAAGAAAAATAAGGGGGGCTAGCGAgtcataagggggcgctagcgagccattttgcaacgGCGAgtccgagacccttaaaatatctaatttttCACCGCGTCTGATAAGTCTGCGAAGTTAAGCAACTTTTTgagatggctaaggtcgtcaaaaaggcgattcatttcggaggagaaaaataataagaacccttacagtttcaatagggccttcgctggcccgacgttgtcggtgctcgggccctaaatataatattatatataatgtaataaatacatatgaatatctatttttcaatttaaataattattttattgtatttttcttcttttttaaaagggAGGAAAATGTGGTACAAAATGTTTAAGTGTGacctgattttcttttttttttttattgtttttccaaGAGAGGTTACATTACACAACAAATACatcagaaacaaaaaagaaaacaataataacaataaaaccaaTAAgactgcagaaataaataaacaaatatatatactctACATAATATACAAAagataaatgtttatttttttaagattattctAAATTTATCagtttttgaaaatgaatgacaaataatacacaaatcttttgtttttgttgatgtaAGGAAAAATATTGTATCTTCTAAAACAGAGCTACTGTCGACCGGATATGACGTATGGTGTGTTCCCTTAATGGGCATGGCCACATGAAGAATCAGCCAATGAACGACGAGTATCTCTTTCACAACATTCCAATCCCTCCCGAACCTCCCATCatgctccctcctctccctgccCGGACTCGCAAGTGTGTGTGGGACTGTGACACGTAACTTTGTCCCCTTTCAGAGACGTGACTAGGCAGCAAACCTCCACCTGGGGCAGGGAGAGAAGAGACGGGACCTTTCTGACCCCCTGTCCCCAAACAAAACCCGTTTTTACCGTTTATACTGAACATTTTGCACCATGGAGGCGAGAGACGCAGCTGCAGGTGAGTTTATTGTTAGCAGTGAGAGTCATTGTggcgttgtgttgttgtttagcCAGTGTAATAATTGCATTTAACCAAGCAGAAGCTGTAATTTAAACCATAGTTTGGTGTATAGATAAGAGCTGAATGTTTTGTAAATCATGCAAGGATTAGCATGCTACATGTTGACTATGTTGACCTagtgttcaaaacacaatatattgCTTAGTCTTAAAAACATTGTACCTTGTATCACGTTTATGGTCCTGTTCAACGTCCAGGTGCTCTGGTGAGCAGTGATGGAGAGGAACAAACTGCACAGGAGGATGCAGCTTCCAAGAAagatgcacaaacacagaccAAAAGCAAGATGGAGATGATCTTTGGGTTCAGGAAGGAGGACCTGACCTCCTGGCACAGCCTGGTGACCCTCCTGAACCGCCCCACTGACCCTGCATCCCTGGGCATCTTCCGCTGCTTGTTTGGTAAATTGCTTAGACCAAGACTGCCTGCAGGGTTTAAGGGATTTTGCAACAGGGTTGAGATTGCTCCTATAGGAGCTAATAAAACAACTTCATCATGTGTCTTTCATGCAGGTTTGCTGATGGTTATCGACATCACGCAGGAACGTGGCCTAAGTCACCTGGACTATAAGTACCTGGATGGGGCCCCCGTGTGCCGCTTTCCCCTCTTCAATTTCCTACAGCCACTGCCGTTGGATTTGATGTATCTGGTGTATGTGGTGATGTTCTTCGGTGGGTcacactccttttttttttttaaagttagaaGCTTGTGTCCAAAAGGTTACAGGTTGTTTTCTCACACTTCAGTGTTCCCTGGGGTTTGGTGAGGGAAGGGGACCCCCGTCTTTTTGAGTCTAAGCGGATGCAAACGTTTAATAGGAGACGGTCTCTGTGGGGTGGCTGTCTGGGAAAGATGAAAGCACATATACCAGACCTGCAGTTTTCCCTCCAAGCCAACCCACCCATGCAACATCTAGTTTGAGTCTTACAAAGATTTTGACAACTAATGCAAATGTGGCATTCACTAGTTTATGCAAGAATGCAAACTGAAAGCAGAACATAACGTAAAGAACGTAAATAAAtactgataaataaaataattgggGTTACAAACCTGGTACTTTACCAAGCGGATGCACCAGCCTGGGTACAAATACATGTTCTGCTCTTAATCTCAACACTTCACCTCTCAAATTGGTTTctcctaaaaaaaatcacattgatTTAACACCAGAGAGGAATTTCAAACCCACTTAATAACTGACATTTCCAACATTAAAACCATCTgttaaaatatattgttttgtatgtagtACTTAAGTACTCCATTTGTATTTGATATTTGTCATATTATACAACTTTTAACGTAGATTATttacatacaacatacattATAATGCACAAATTGTGTGGCAAAAAAGTGGCAAGAATTATCtcagtcaaaataaataaattgtatgTTCATATCCAAATCATGTAATTGCACATGTTACTATGTCAATTATTCTCCCTGATTCTCTATTTTGTGGCAAGTAAATTCATTATAAATTGTaatcattttgcatgttttattttactgtcttGATTTTGTCCAAATTTCTTCAGCAAATTTAGGATTGCACTGCCATAAAGCTGGGGGACTTGTAAGAGTCCCTAGCATGGGTCAAACTCTTATATTGCCCATAATGCAACACTCTATAGCATCTAGAAATACCCACGTCTGTGAAACTCTACACCTCCATTTTTTAACGCACGCTTTCGGTTTAATATTTGTACCCTCCAATCCCAAAGAACTACAGAAGACATTAAACAACTGTATTCACCAGCTGAGTAGCACTCCCCATGGACTAGTTAACAGATATTTATGtgtaaaaatagataaattaatagtaacaactgtattttattattaacaagGGGTGTAAAAAATTACCGATACACGtgagtatcacaatattatgttttgtgatactgtattgattctcaaaaacactcgACTTTTAAGtaatagtttatatgcaaatatttgtgGCAGACcgtggctcagattgcacaaaaagtagtgctataTGATGCAGGATGTGACAGGGACTGTGGCAAATGCAAATGCAggtcccactgttctgattgcataaaaagcaaacttttttttcctcagattttatgcatatggtggtgtgttctttttacaatgaattgtcctaaaattagataaaaaaaaaagaaattgcattatatcgccttgcttaccagtatcgcgatatattgaatggtaaccctgtatcatgatacagatcGTATTGTCAGCTTCcatgccaatacacagcccccTATGTTAACtgaagttgtgtgtttgtttctcattCAAGGTGCTTTGGGCATCATGCTTGGCTGTTTCTACCGCCTCTCCTGCCTCATGTTCATCTCGACGTACTGGTACATCTTCTTTCTGGACAAAACGGCGTGGAACAATCACTCGTACCTGTACGGCCTCATCGGGTTTCAGCTCACATTGATGGACGCCAACAGATACTGGTGAGATGATGGTTATAGGTGTGTGTCTGTACGTCTATATATGTGCGAGCTCAACTTAGCTGATGCCTCTGTCTTATTTGTAGGTCAATTGATGGATTGCGGAGGCCTTCTATAAGAAATGCTCACGTGCCTCTGTGGAATTACACCATGTTGAGGATGCAGGTTTGTGCACTAGTTTAACAGAAAATACTGCATACGGCTTTGGTACAGGTAATCTAATGATGCTTTTTGCTCCTCAAAGATATTTATTGTATACTTCCTCGCTGGAATCAAAAAATTGGATGCTGATTGGGTGGAGGGATACTCGATGTCATACCTGGCTCACCATTGGCTGTTTGATCCTTTCAAGTAGGTGTTATTTAGCAGCCTTCGATCACTGACTGTTTTATCTCAGTACCCTCTCGCTGATCTaccacacattatttttcagagTGCTCCTTCCTGTGGAGTTAATTAATCTGCTGGTGGTGCACGGAGGCGGTCTCTTTCTCGATCTGACGGCCGGCTACCTACTGTTTTTTGATGTCACACGACCGTATGGGATATTCTTCGTCTCCTACTTTCACTGCATGAACTCTCAGCTCTTCAGCATCGGTGAGTCGTCATTAAAAACACTTCTCTCGTTACCGTGGATACTTTAAATTCTGCCTTTAATTTGTATAATCTTATTGCGAATGTTAATCCTCCACAGGGATGTTTTCCTACACAATGCTCGCCACCAGTCTCCTCTTCTGCTACACCGACTGGCCAAGAAAATTCTTCGCCCGTTTCCCAGCGTTCCTCGGGGCTGTCCTGCCGTTCACCTCGCCGGACCCTCAGCCCAGTACTTCCTGTGTTTACAACGAGATCCAAAGCACCAGCACCGAACGCCAGGAGACCCCGCCTGTCGCCAAAGTTTCCAAACTGAGACTAAAGCACAAGCTGGCCTCCATTTTCACTATTCTCTACATAATGGAACAGTTCTTCCTGCCTTACTCCCACTTCATCACACAGGTACGTCTAAGATACTGTCTTTTTCAACATTGAAGATCCTAAAAGACTTTTACAGCTGACTTGATCTAAAGAACCAATTAGTAAATTGTTGCATAACGTTCTTCCGGCACTTTTTTCTACACAGAGAAATTCTGTTTAATAAGATTGTACTTTGCTGTCAGCAAAAGCCATTTAAACCTTCTCTGAGTCACCAGACTGATAGTTGCTCAATCAGAGTCAACAGTCATTGATCCACAGCAAACAACAGCTCAGACCGGTGTTGTCAGCAGGAGGGTGAAAGCTTACTCAAAGAGAAAGATACTCATCATCCAGTCTCTGATATGAACATTTTGCATTTTCTCTTGattctttattaatttaaaggtgctaaatgcgagattgggagcatttctattgcctctgcacagctctcaacatggcgacagatTAGCTTGtagctaacagtgaaaacaaaggtaacacagctgacagagctaacagtgttaacctggggggggaaccagagggtgggtgctacacttccacAACAACTGCGGCGTCGGTCGgtacagcgttatcagctgtaactgcagtatgagagcagtgcagagcggtggcgCTCACATGCACTCAAAGCATGTGCGGTTGGCCCagcaatgtcaacaaaacagaTAGAAGCTTGAggaagagagacttcattctctgctcaggtagacattactcctctatatgtttacatagcaaatagttgtttgctgctatattaatactctgaatattgtaaagaggacctttaaaaaaaaagtcttggtttatatataacttaaataaaaacTGGTTCAAGGGTGAGACATATTTTAATGTGTGATTTCTATTAGTAtcctaatatttttgtttttctgcagggTTACAACAACTGGACCAATGGCTTGTACGGCTACTCGTGGGACATGATGGTTCACTCCCGCAGCCATCAGCATGTTAAGATCACCTACAAAGACGGAAAAACTGGAGATATAGGATATCTGAACCCGGGGGTGAGTTACAGGGAAAAACACTGTCAGACACAGAGTATGAGAGCAGTACAGTTTGTCTTAACGGTATATCAGTGCAGCATAGACGATCATGATGTAGAGTACGTATGTACGCAAGTagagctgcacgattatggccaaaatgataatcatgattattttgatcaatattgagatcacaattatttatcacaattattcattgattttaaggacaacatatttttattgcactttcacatttaaataaacagagtgcttttacttccatgttgtgctacattcctgctaacgTACAAGTCTTTGcgtcaaaataagacttaaaaaagTTCGTTGCATTTTCGTTTTGTCGGGCAAAGcgagtaatatacagtatattactctcCTACTCTGGACTGCACTGAAGTTTTTCACAGACTGCAGCTGTAgcacttgatttgatatgcagcagagttttctatgagtggaGCGCACATTTTAAACGtgaatatcgcagtcgatcatgttcatttaattgaaGGAAGACAAAATCGTGATAGCggttaatattcgattaattgtgcagcccatGAGTCACATTGCAAATCATGTACATGACGGGCCCTTCAGTCATGTCATGATAACACGCTTAAAAGTTTAGATAGCAAAAACAAGTTTTGCTTGTTTAAGAAAAACTATTATCACTATTTAAACGACTTTTGAGAATGTCATTTTCTCTTAAGTTCAGTTTCGCCGACTACTAATTAAGTATATAATTACACTGTCTGTGTACTGAAGGTGTTCACACAAAGCCGTCGCTGGAAAGACCACGGAGACATGCTGAAGCAGTACTCCACGTGCCTCAATCACTTCCTGCCCCGCTATAACATCTCTGATCCTGAAATCTACTTTGACATCTGGGTGTCCATCAACGAACGCTTCCAGCAAAGGTATGAGAGAAAAAAGATGCTATTAATGTAATTACTCCAGatgtatcaaataaataatgttttttttcctctaagGATCTTTGATCCCCGTGTGGACATTGTGAAGGCTGATTGGTCACCTTTCCGACCAAACTCATGGCTGATGCCTCTACTGGTAGACCTCTCACCGTGGAGGACCAAGTTCCAGGAGATTGAGGGCAGTTTGGACAATCAGACTGAGATCGTCTTTATCGCCGATTTCCCAGGTTGCAAATCTCTCCTCGTCCTTTTTATTTAGATGGAACATTTTGTTGTTGCGTTTAccttttattaattattgttgCTACATGGGTTGCCTTTGTGCTAACTGACAGTGTGTCAACTTTTAGGTCTCCACTTAGAAAACTTTGTAAGTGAAGATCTGGGCAACACCAGCATCAGTGTACTGCAGGGCAAAGTGAGCGTTGAGAtagtggaggagaagaagaactaCACTCTTCAGCCTGGCGAACAGATAAAAGTAAAGCAACACGCCATCATCGCCATTACTGTTTAACCTGGACACACAAGCAAGCATTCACcataatgtgtatgtgtgtaggtACCTGCTGGGGCTTACCATAAGGTGTACACAGTGTCTGAAGACCCGTCTTGCTACATGTACATCTACGTCAACACCACGGAGGCGGCGCTACAGGAGAACTTCACCAAGCTGCATGATCTTCAGGAGCGTGTTCGCAACGGGACAGGtaaatgagaatataaatataagtatataataacaagtggacgtagtcaccgtgacgtcacccattggtttgtggactaccgttttgaagcctcgagtttggcattttggccttcgccatcttggttatttgcaaccaggagtgacatgggaggGTGgccagcgattgagaccataaactcatgtttacaatatttactgaggtaataaatcaagtaagaagtagggtcattttctcatagacttctgtacaatcacacttctttttgcaacgagaggagtcgccccctgctggctattagaaagaatgcaagtttaagacacttctgcattggcttcactttacagacccggaggttgccacctggTTAACACCATGTAGCGCAACGTTTAATAATGGAATTATTGTATGAGGAAAAATAGAGTCCAATgcaaaatttataaaaaatgtgctaaaGAAAATCATCAGACTGCACGGTCTCTTCCCACAGAAACCGAGCCCCTTCCTCCTGAGCTGCAGCCTCTTATTGACGATGAAGGCTCAGAGGTCAACGCCACTGACCCGATTGTGCGAATGTTCCTGAAGAGGCAACGCCGTATGAAGGAGGTGAAGAAGCGCAGGGAGGCCGGTGCACTGGAGCGACTGGAGCGCTTTGCAGTGAAGAAGTACTATACGCTAAGGAGGGGGTGAGTCTTGTCCTCTAACGGCGCACTAACATGCCAAAAACATCCATGAATGTGTCTCATTAACTCCGTCCCTTTCTCCGTTAGATTCTTGATGACAGCCATCGCTATGAGAAACCTGGCGGTGGGTCTCCCTCCTCTGGAACAGCTGTCAAGAGAAGTTGCCTTCGCCAACATGAAAGAACCTCAGGCAGAGGCCAACCAGGACAAACGGCTGAAAGATGAAGTCGGTCACGAAGAACTTTAAAGCCGTCGTTGGGACCAAAGATGCTGTGTTGAAGTGCTGGATCACACATCAGATCATAAAACAGATGTGTGTTGTTACTACTGGACTGTTACTGGGGCATCGCTGCCCAGAAAATCAAAggatttttaattttctatgCCTCTGAAATATTCTGCATTCAAGATTATTTCTAAATGTAAAGCCAGTATTTTGTTTACGAACCTGAATTTATTAATGTTTCTGTTATAGCTGCAGCAAAAGCAGAATACTTTATGTCAACAGATGTGCACTACTTTGCTGTGCAATATTACATTTCCTATTTGTTAAATTTTGTTAATTTTATAATTGCAATTACGGCTCGGTGACATGACCAAAAAGAAATATCAAGACAACACATTGACAATTAATTAAAAGTGCTCCATGACAGATGCAATACATGATATGCTGGAGGATCCTAATTTAAATACGCTAAATGCTTCTTTGTTTTGAATTAAAACCAACAAGCATGTTACTGAACCGTTTTGAATTTTAAGGGGACAGATTTTGGCAAACATACTGACATGAACAGGATCAGGTTGGGCGataactcctcctcctgttggctTGAATTTCAATAATTCTGGTCAATTTTTAGGGAATATAATTCTCTGATCGTTTATGCTAACCCTACAATGTGATAAAAACTGACTGATTGAAGTTCAGAGCAATTGTTAGCGTGTCAATCGACAGCCTTTTCTAGTCACTTTTCTAATAAAGAGCTTGTGTCAATACATTTGATGTTATTTTAATTAAGAATCAACTTGAAGACTTGCAGTCCAACAAACAAGGTTTTGTGGAAATAACGAATTTTATTGGTGTCAGTAACATGTCGCCCATCTTAAAGTGCTACAGTAGAAATCCAGTGTTCACTGTAGGTTGACATTATGGCACATAAATGACACTTTTCACATATAGTCAGAGCACAAACAGTAAAACGttacacaatataaatacatttataaatctaCAAGATGGATCTCTAGGAAATGATtgttaaaacataaaatcatGATGTATTTAGTTGAGGTTAAGAATTCATTTGATTCAGTATAAATATGTAGTCGTCACTGTGCTGTAGTTGAGGTCCAGTCACATAAAACAGACAAGTGTCATTAATTACTGCCCAAAAAGTGACATGCAACATATTGTTTCACAAGAGCTACAAGTCATTTCAAGTGTCCACATCAGGAGATGGTTTGTACTTAACAAGGAACAATATAAagacaatatatatatgtattttatttcatattgcaCAGTGTTTTACTGGTTCTAAGTCTTTTAAATTACCATCccttattttaaaaatgctctgtaaaacaaaacacacgtTGCATCCCTTTAAATGATGGATGACTATACCTATAATCACCACAAGTGAAAAACTCACCTTCTATATTATGTGTAAATTCAACATTAAACTTAACAGGACTGGTATTAGTGTTAGATACTGGCCTTTAGTGAGTGTTATCAGAGGCATTTTTTTCCTACTTGTGTACGCAAATCAAACATGATCCTCATTTTCATGcgaaaataatgtgaaaatctACTTGCACCAAAATCTACCAAacgtgtgtttttatttttgggaCAATATAACAGGAACAGGTCTGTGCCAGCTCTAGTCCGAGATTTCTGCTTTGACTTAATGATTATAATATCCTTTTGTTTTCTtgagttaaagggtaacttctgtatttgtcaacctggaccctatttccccatgtttttgtgtctaactgactaatggggacaatttcgttccagtattgagggagagtgctgtagacggcagctgctcatgGGGTGCAAattaatcctattggggcaagctggcaccgctATTTACAGTACaaccactaaaagtgtttgtttttgccacaacaggctctgattgttattataagtgtctgacattatggaaagagtctcgctcaaagagaagtctcgttctgaaatctggcgaggtgacgtgttgctggaagacaatgGTGGAATAGTGgtatacatccatggtgaaAATGCAAGGGCCAGACgggcagtttgttgtgtttgagtACAGAGAgg
This window contains:
- the ggcx gene encoding vitamin K-dependent gamma-carboxylase; translated protein: MEARDAAAGALVSSDGEEQTAQEDAASKKDAQTQTKSKMEMIFGFRKEDLTSWHSLVTLLNRPTDPASLGIFRCLFGLLMVIDITQERGLSHLDYKYLDGAPVCRFPLFNFLQPLPLDLMYLVYVVMFFGALGIMLGCFYRLSCLMFISTYWYIFFLDKTAWNNHSYLYGLIGFQLTLMDANRYWSIDGLRRPSIRNAHVPLWNYTMLRMQIFIVYFLAGIKKLDADWVEGYSMSYLAHHWLFDPFKVLLPVELINLLVVHGGGLFLDLTAGYLLFFDVTRPYGIFFVSYFHCMNSQLFSIGMFSYTMLATSLLFCYTDWPRKFFARFPAFLGAVLPFTSPDPQPSTSCVYNEIQSTSTERQETPPVAKVSKLRLKHKLASIFTILYIMEQFFLPYSHFITQGYNNWTNGLYGYSWDMMVHSRSHQHVKITYKDGKTGDIGYLNPGVFTQSRRWKDHGDMLKQYSTCLNHFLPRYNISDPEIYFDIWVSINERFQQRIFDPRVDIVKADWSPFRPNSWLMPLLVDLSPWRTKFQEIEGSLDNQTEIVFIADFPGLHLENFVSEDLGNTSISVLQGKVSVEIVEEKKNYTLQPGEQIKVPAGAYHKVYTVSEDPSCYMYIYVNTTEAALQENFTKLHDLQERVRNGTETEPLPPELQPLIDDEGSEVNATDPIVRMFLKRQRRMKEVKKRREAGALERLERFAVKKYYTLRRGFLMTAIAMRNLAVGLPPLEQLSREVAFANMKEPQAEANQDKRLKDEVGHEEL